The Sphaeramia orbicularis chromosome 18, fSphaOr1.1, whole genome shotgun sequence genome contains a region encoding:
- the LOC115439003 gene encoding immunoglobulin kappa light chain-like, which yields MTPLSLIWTLSCLVLVNSAPVTTLNHSLLDLKSVHVGDSVTLQCEYHDKSAVLFFWYKQTLAQKPQRMSSYYEHNTEGSFNDEFKDNPRFSLDNKNSLTISDLRISDSAMYFCGSTNLDSFYFAEGVTVRVEGSYLNVQTSVRQSESESVHPGDSVTLNCTVHTGTCDGEHSVYWFKSYEEEPQPGIIYTHRGRNDQCEKKNDTETKTHTCVYNLPIHSVDHTHDQTYCAVASCGRVLFGPGTRLDLHSKYL from the exons ATGACACCTCTAAGCCTCATTTGGACGCTCTCATGTCTGGTTTTGGTGAATTCTG cTCCTGTTACAACATTAAACCATTCACTTCTGGATCTTAAATCTGTTCATGTTGGAGACAGTGTGACCTTGCAGTGCGAATACCATGATAAATCTGCAGTATTATTTTTCTGGTATAAGCAAACTCTGGCACAAAAACCACAGCGGATGTCTTCATACTATGAGCATAATACTGAAGGAAGTTTTAATGATGAGTTTAAGGATAATCCACGATTCTCACTGGATAATAAAAACAGCCTGACGATTTCAGATTTACGCATTTCAGATTCTGCCATGTACTTCTGTGGAAGTACCAATTTAGACAGCTTTTACTTTGCAGAGGGTGTTACTGTCAGGGTAGAGGGTTCATATTTGAACGTCCAGACTTCGGTCcgtcagtctgaatctgaaagcGTCCATCCAGGAGACTCTGTGACTCTGAACTGTACGGTTCATACTGGGACCTGTGATGGAGAACACAGTGTTtactggttcaaaagttatgaagaGGAGCCACAACCAGGAATTATCTACACCCACAGAGGCAGAAATGACCAGTGTGAGAAGAAAAACGacacagaaacaaaaacacacacctgtgTCTACAACCTGCCCATACACAGTGTGGATCACACTCATGACCAGACTTACTGTGCTGTTGCATCATGTGGACGAGTACTGTTTGGACCCGGGACCAGGTTGGATTTACACAGTAAGTACCTatag
- the LOC115438207 gene encoding uncharacterized protein LOC115438207, translating to MASQIFVFYLTCLFTGKMAQVTDLQQSSSDHQKSGFISANIGDSVSLQCFFPSGGWFNWYKQTVGQKPRLISTFYYYDSVGVFNSEFQNNPRFTLDPTDQSCHLNISDLQVSDSATYFCIGSHSRKVTFLESITVDVKTSDFNIQTSVHQSESESVHPGDSVTLNCTVHTGTCDGEHSVYWFKKSEDPQPGIIYTHGGTNDQCERKNDTQTHTCVYNLPILDVDYPHAGTYYCAVASCGNILFGNGTMLDIKDDTIMYYLSGAFAFTSILVIVLAFSTCMMSKKINSLLAELHKRDYVNVTALASKRAAKGHYKGDILQYAATLSMQSAGSRRPTDDIWSECVYFNIKQ from the exons ATGGCGTCTCAGATCTTTGTGTTTTATCTGACATGTCTGTTCACGGGGAAAATGG CTCAGGTGACTGATCTGCAACAGTCCTCATCCGATCATCAAAAAAGTGGGTTCATTTCAGCAAATATAGGCGACAGTGTATCTTTACAATGTTTTTTTCCATCTGGAGGATGGTTTAACTGGTATAAGCAAACTGTAGGACAGAAGCCAAGACTTATATCTACCTTCTATTACTACGATTCAGTTGGTGTTTTTAACAGTGAATTCCAGAACAACCCACGCTTCACACTGGACCCCACGGACCAGAGCTGTCACTTGAACATCTCAGATTTACAGGTTTCAGACTCAGCTACCTACTTCTGCATAGGTAGTCACTCACGCAAAGTTACATTCTTGGAGAGCATTACTGTTGATGTAAAGACTTCAGATTTTAACATCCAGACTTCGGTCCATCAGTCTGAATCTGAGAGCGTCCATCCAGGAGACTCTGTGACTCTGAACTGTACGGTTCATACTGGGACCTGTGATGGAGAACACAGTGTTTACTGGTTCAAAAAGTCGGAAGACCCTCAACCAGGAATTATCTACACCCACGGAGGCACAAATGACCAGTGTGAGAGGAAAAATGACACTCAAACCCACACCTGTGTGTACAACCTGCCCATACTGGATGTGGATTATCCTCATGCTGGGACCTACTACTGTGCTGTTGCATCATGTGGGAACATATTGTTTGGCAACGGGACCATGCTGGACATTAAAG ATGACACTATCATGTACTACTTGAGTGGAGCTTTTGCATTCACCTCCATACTAGTCATTGTATTGGCTTTCTCCACATGCATGATGAGTAAGAAAATCAACAGTCTTCTCGCAG AGTTACATAAAAGAGATTATGTGAACGTTACAGCTTTGGCCTCAAAAAGAGCTGCAAAg GGTCACTATAAAGGAGATATCTTGCAGTACGCCGCTACCCTGAGTATGCAGTCCGCCGGATCAAGACGCCCGACTGATGATATTTGGAGCGAATGTGTGTATTTTAATATAAAGCAGTAG
- the LOC115438885 gene encoding uncharacterized protein LOC115438885, which produces MASQIFVFYLTCLFTGKMAQVTDLQQSSSDHQKSGFILANIGDSVSLQCFFPPEGWVHWYKQTVGQKPRLISNFYYSDSVGVFDSEFQNNPRFTLDTTKEHCHLNISDLQVTDSATYFCISSRPRTVTFLESMTVHVKTSDFNIQTSVHQSESESVHPGDSVTLNCTVHTGTCDGEHSVYWFKKSEDPQPGIIYTHGGTNDQCERKNDSQTHICVYNLPILDVDYPHAGSYYCAVASCGHVLFGNGTTLNFKCDAVSVYYWSGAVVFAVLIILLGFLLYKMKKRSVSESEESQARLSAPSTTNIEDVESPHYAALTINVPNTSRRQRNITKNECVYSTVKK; this is translated from the exons ATGGCGTCTCAGATCTTTGTGTTTTATCTGACATGTCTGTTCACGGGGAAAATGG CTCAGGTGACTGATCTGCAACAGTCCTCATCCGATCATCAAAAAAGTGGGTTCATTTTAGCAAATATAGGCGACAGTGTATCTTTACAATGTTTTTTTCCGCCTGAAGGATGGGTTCACTGGTATAAGCAAACTGTAGGACAGAAGCCAAGACTTATATCTAACTTTTATTACTCCGATTCAGTTGGTGTTTTTGACAGTGAATTCCAGAACAATCCACGCTTCACACTGGACACTACAAAAGAACACTGCCACTTGAACATCTCAGATTTACAGGTTACAGACTCGGCTACCTACTTCTGCATAAGTAGTCGCCCACGCACAGTTACATTCTTGGAGAGCATGACTGTTCATGTAAAGACTTCAGATTTTAACATCCAGACTTCGGTCCATCAGTCTGAATCTGAGAGCGTCCATCCAGGAGACTCTGTGACTCTGAACTGTACGGTTCATACTGGGACCTGTGATGGAGAACACAGTGTTTACTGGTTCAAAAAGTCGGAAGACCCTCAACCAGGAATTATCTACACCCACGGAGGCACAAATGACCAGTGTGAGAGGAAAAATGACTCACAAACCCACATCTGTGTGTACAACCTGCCCATACTGGATGTGGATTATCCTCATGCTGGGAGCTACTACTGTGCTGTTGCATCATGTGGACATGTACTGTTTGGAAACGGGACCACACTGAACTTTAAGT GTGATGCAGTCTCCGTTTATTACTGGAGTGGAGCCGTGGTGTTCGCCGTCCTGATAATTTTACTGGGTTTCTTACTGTACAAGATGAAAAAGAGGAGCGTCTCAGAGTCAGAAG AGTCTCAAGCAAGATTGTCAGCTCCTTCTACAACAAACATAGAG gATGTGGAAAGCCCCCACTATGCTGCTTTGACTATAAACGTCCCCAACACATCTAGACGACAAAGGAACATCACCAAGAATGAATGCGTGTACTCCACTGTGAAGAAGTAG
- the LOC115439004 gene encoding uncharacterized protein LOC115439004 translates to MMRSPWFFYLTCLVLGETAQTIGDDVSFVHQEERFVFVKAGDDLSLQCSYEPDVGTRFYWYKQILGQKLRLISSFYKYNSDYTFYGEFNNNPRFKLDTENHKNHLNISDLHISDSGTYYCASSFAYNFDIGEGTTVSVEGSDVNVQALVHQSESESVHPGDSVTLNCTVHTGTCDGERSVYWFKKSEDPQPGIIYTHGGTNDQCERKPDTQTHTCVYNLPILDVNHTHAGTYYCAVASCGHITIGNGTKVDFEKESLVLVYFLSGALGFTTILIVLLSFSVYKMKSKNNIQFSESQSRYPANTEDYPAADSLHYAALNIRAPNASRRQTNATDTDCVYSSMKK, encoded by the exons atGATGAGGTCTCCATGGTTTTTCTATCTGACCTGTCTGGTCTTGGGGGAAACAG CTCAGACAATTGGTGATGACGTCTCTTTTGTTCATCAAGAGGAACGGTTTGTATTCGTTAAAGCAGGAGATGACTTAAGTCTGCAATGTTCCTATGAACCTGATGTTGGAACAAGGTTTTACTGGTATAAGCAAATTCTGGGACAGAAACTGAGACTCATTTCTTCCTTCTATAAATACAATTCAGATTACACTTTTTATGGTGAATTTAACAACAATCCACGCTTCAAACTGGATACAGAAAATCATAAAAACCACTTGAACATCTCAGATTTGCACATTTCAGACTCCGGTACCTACTATTGTGCCAGTAGCTTTGCATACAACTTTGATATCGGTGAGGGCACGACTGTCAGTGTAGAAGGTTCAGACGTGAACGTCCAAGCTTTGGTCCATCAGTCTGAATCTGAGAGCGTCCATCCAGGAGACTCTGTGACTCTGAACTGTACGGTTCATACTGGGACCTGTGATGGAGAACGCAGTGTTTACTGGTTCAAAAAGTCTGAAGACCCTCAACCAGGAATTATCTACACCCATGGAGGCACAAATGACCAGTGTGAGAGGAAACCtgacacccaaacacacacctgtgTCTACAACCTGCCCATTCTGGATGTGAATCATACTCATGCTGGGACCTACTACTGTGCTGTTGCATCATGTGGACATATAACAATTGGAAACGGGACCAAGGTGGACTTCGAGAAAGAATCTCTGGTATTGGTGTATTTTTTGAGCGGAGCTTTGGGATTCACCACCATCCTCATTGTTTTATTGAGTTTCTCAGTCTACAAGATGAAAAGCAAAAACAACATCCaattttcag AATCTCAAAGCAGATATCCAGCAAATACAGAG GATTACCCAGCTGCAGACAGCCTCCATTATGCAGCTCTGAACATTAGAGCACCCAACGCATCAAGAAGACAGACAAACGCCACCGATACTGACTGTGTGTACTCCAGCATGAAGaagtaa